In a genomic window of Halobiforma lacisalsi AJ5:
- a CDS encoding DnaJ domain-containing protein — translation MAETYYDVLEVDPDATPAEIEAAYRERVLETHPDQSDDPDAAEEFQRVAEAESVLGDEAERARYDRLGHEAYVELADGPATADSGERDGSTGDEDPSADPGRGTADGARGTNTRTRGTGRRGSTASQTGTSSGRSGRRGGRRRTGNRSRWQEVYEEVNRETAGTGTSERANPGKGFSTPEGASAAETDAGTGEAGTESAADDGYAVHDWDDDVDLEWQGRPLTRSAAVTLACLWALYPLFVYSSVTPVFATWTNAVVAACTLAFVAYALTFPRVATAMFGFWSLVIPTVVVRTAILSPFSLRGAATIAFAWIPFGYAIVVWWALRP, via the coding sequence GTGGCCGAGACGTACTACGACGTTCTCGAGGTCGACCCCGACGCCACCCCGGCGGAGATCGAGGCCGCCTACCGGGAGCGAGTCCTCGAGACCCATCCGGACCAGAGCGACGACCCGGACGCCGCCGAGGAGTTCCAGCGGGTCGCCGAAGCGGAGTCGGTGCTCGGGGACGAGGCCGAACGCGCTCGCTACGATCGCCTCGGCCACGAGGCGTACGTCGAGTTAGCCGACGGACCGGCGACGGCCGATAGCGGCGAGCGCGACGGGTCGACTGGAGACGAGGATCCGTCGGCCGACCCAGGCCGCGGGACCGCCGACGGCGCGCGCGGGACGAATACCCGCACCCGCGGGACGGGTCGACGCGGATCGACCGCCAGCCAGACGGGGACCTCGAGCGGCAGATCCGGCCGCCGAGGAGGCCGTCGACGTACCGGCAACCGGAGTCGGTGGCAGGAGGTCTACGAGGAAGTCAACCGGGAAACGGCTGGGACCGGGACGTCCGAGCGGGCGAACCCGGGGAAGGGGTTTTCGACCCCCGAGGGAGCGTCGGCCGCGGAAACGGACGCTGGGACCGGCGAAGCCGGGACCGAATCCGCCGCGGACGACGGCTACGCGGTCCACGACTGGGACGACGACGTCGACCTCGAGTGGCAGGGACGGCCGCTCACGCGATCCGCGGCGGTGACGCTCGCCTGTCTCTGGGCGCTGTACCCGCTGTTCGTCTACTCGAGCGTCACCCCCGTGTTCGCGACCTGGACCAACGCCGTCGTCGCGGCGTGTACGCTCGCGTTCGTGGCCTACGCGCTTACGTTCCCCAGGGTCGCGACCGCGATGTTCGGGTTCTGGAGCCTGGTGATTCCGACCGTGGTGGTCCGGACCGCGATACTGTCGCCGTTCTCGCTTCGCGGCGCGGCGACGATCGCGTTCGCCTGGATCCCGTTCGGGTACGCGATCGTCGTCTGGTGGGCGTTGCGGCCCTGA
- the menD gene encoding 2-succinyl-5-enolpyruvyl-6-hydroxy-3-cyclohexene-1-carboxylic-acid synthase, with the protein MTDSTPSPNPATLWGRTLADELAAGGLEAVCIAPGSRSTPLTVAFAEHPEIDVYSHLDERSSAFFALGRARRTGEPTALICTSGTAAANFHPAVIEANQARVPLLVLTADRPPELRDSGANQTIDQTKLYGDAVRWFAELPEPEADERKVRSLRTTAARALAETGGPEPGPVHLNCPFRKPLEPTELPGSVPESFAETLAGRGREGPFVDVDRGDVTLELERARPVADALANADRPLIVAGPADPADLRDFEPDRAVELAERIGAPLLADPLSGLRFGPHVEDGPVYGGYDAYADAVVDPDVVLRFGASPTSKPLRHALRDADARQFLIDPAGAWREATFTATDLLAARPESVVEAVLEVLDGLETDENGTNDAWRSRFDAAERRHWKLRDDARTRDALAETPFEGAVLASVLERAPDPATIFVSNSMPVRDADRFGKPRDADLTVLSNRGASGIDGIASTALGAGSAADEPLVVVTGDLAFYHDSNGLLAVDRCDVDATIVLLDNDGGGIFHKLPIEEFDPPFTDQFKTPHGLEFDALADLYGLEFESVSPGGFADAYERSLERTGTQVLSVSFDAETSHRRREELARRVSNAVERDE; encoded by the coding sequence ATGACCGATTCCACCCCGAGCCCGAACCCCGCGACCCTGTGGGGACGGACGCTCGCCGACGAACTCGCCGCCGGCGGCCTCGAGGCCGTCTGTATCGCCCCGGGAAGCCGTTCGACGCCGCTGACGGTCGCCTTCGCAGAACACCCGGAGATCGACGTCTACTCGCACCTGGACGAACGATCGAGCGCCTTCTTCGCGCTCGGCCGTGCGCGCCGGACGGGGGAGCCGACGGCGTTGATCTGTACCTCGGGCACCGCCGCGGCGAACTTCCACCCCGCGGTGATCGAGGCGAACCAGGCCCGCGTGCCGCTGCTCGTGCTGACGGCGGATCGGCCGCCCGAACTGCGCGACAGCGGCGCGAACCAGACGATCGACCAGACCAAACTCTACGGCGACGCCGTCCGCTGGTTCGCCGAGCTACCCGAACCGGAAGCCGACGAGCGGAAAGTCAGGAGTCTCCGGACGACCGCCGCGCGCGCCCTCGCCGAGACCGGCGGCCCCGAACCCGGACCGGTCCACCTGAACTGTCCGTTCCGGAAACCGCTCGAGCCGACCGAACTCCCCGGCTCCGTCCCGGAGTCGTTCGCGGAAACGCTCGCCGGCCGCGGCCGGGAGGGACCGTTCGTCGACGTCGATCGCGGGGACGTGACCCTCGAACTCGAGCGGGCACGCCCCGTCGCGGACGCGCTCGCGAATGCCGACCGCCCGCTGATCGTCGCCGGGCCGGCCGATCCGGCCGATCTCCGGGACTTCGAGCCCGATCGAGCGGTCGAACTCGCCGAGCGGATCGGCGCGCCGCTGCTCGCGGATCCGCTCTCCGGGCTCCGGTTCGGCCCGCACGTCGAGGACGGCCCGGTCTACGGCGGCTACGACGCCTACGCCGACGCGGTCGTCGATCCCGACGTCGTCCTCCGGTTCGGCGCGTCGCCGACCTCGAAACCCCTGCGCCACGCGCTGCGGGACGCCGACGCGCGCCAGTTCTTGATCGACCCCGCGGGCGCGTGGCGCGAGGCGACGTTCACTGCAACCGATCTGCTCGCCGCACGGCCGGAGTCGGTCGTCGAAGCCGTCCTCGAGGTCCTCGACGGACTCGAGACCGACGAGAACGGAACGAACGACGCGTGGCGATCCCGCTTCGATGCCGCGGAGCGCCGTCACTGGAAGCTCCGGGATGACGCCCGGACCCGCGATGCTCTCGCGGAGACGCCCTTCGAGGGGGCCGTCCTCGCGTCCGTCCTCGAGCGTGCGCCCGATCCCGCGACGATCTTCGTCTCGAATAGCATGCCCGTCAGGGACGCCGACCGGTTCGGCAAACCCCGGGACGCCGACCTGACGGTCCTCTCGAACCGCGGCGCGAGCGGCATCGACGGCATCGCGAGCACGGCCCTCGGCGCCGGGAGCGCCGCCGACGAACCGCTCGTGGTCGTCACCGGCGACCTCGCCTTCTACCACGACTCGAACGGGTTGCTCGCGGTCGACCGCTGTGACGTTGACGCGACGATCGTCCTGCTGGACAACGACGGCGGCGGCATCTTCCACAAACTCCCGATCGAGGAGTTCGATCCGCCGTTTACCGACCAGTTCAAGACGCCCCACGGCCTCGAGTTCGACGCGCTCGCGGACCTCTACGGCCTCGAGTTCGAGTCGGTGTCGCCCGGCGGGTTCGCGGACGCCTACGAGCGGTCGCTCGAGCGGACGGGGACACAGGTGCTTTCGGTTTCGTTCGACGCGGAGACGAGCCATCGTCGGCGGGAGGAACTCGCGCGGCGGGTCTCGAACGCGGTCGAACGGGACGAGTAG
- a CDS encoding 1,4-dihydroxy-2-naphthoyl-CoA synthase: protein MVSELFDPDRWEPIEDLNADFRDITYHRAVDSGTVRIAFDRPEVRNAFRPGTVDELYDALEHAKRQTDVGCVLLTGNGPSPKDGGWAFCSGGDQTIRGEDGYQYEGDEERASEQGRLHILEVQRLIRHIPKVVVCVVPGWAVGGGHSLHVVCDLTLASEDHAKFLQTDPDVASYDAGFGSAYLAKQIGQKKAREVFFLGKTYDAAEAEEMGMVNEVVPHEELEETALEWGERINAKSPTAMRMLKYAFNMTDDGMVGQQVFAGEATRLGYMTDEAKEGRDAFVEGREPEFDDYPWHY, encoded by the coding sequence ATGGTATCGGAACTCTTCGACCCCGATCGCTGGGAGCCGATCGAGGACCTGAACGCCGATTTCCGGGATATCACGTACCACCGCGCCGTCGACTCCGGAACGGTCCGGATCGCGTTCGACCGCCCCGAGGTGCGCAACGCCTTCCGCCCCGGGACGGTCGACGAACTCTACGACGCCCTGGAACACGCCAAACGACAGACCGACGTGGGCTGCGTGTTGCTGACCGGGAACGGTCCCTCGCCGAAGGACGGTGGCTGGGCGTTCTGTTCCGGCGGGGATCAGACGATCCGCGGCGAGGACGGCTACCAGTACGAGGGTGACGAAGAACGAGCGTCCGAACAGGGCCGCCTGCACATCCTCGAGGTCCAGCGGCTCATCCGCCATATCCCGAAGGTCGTCGTCTGTGTCGTCCCGGGCTGGGCTGTCGGCGGCGGCCACTCGCTGCACGTCGTCTGCGATCTCACGCTCGCCAGCGAGGACCACGCGAAGTTCCTCCAGACCGATCCCGACGTGGCGAGTTACGACGCCGGCTTCGGTTCGGCGTACCTCGCCAAACAGATCGGCCAGAAGAAGGCCCGTGAGGTCTTCTTCCTCGGGAAGACCTACGATGCCGCCGAAGCCGAGGAGATGGGCATGGTCAACGAGGTCGTCCCGCACGAAGAACTCGAGGAGACCGCCCTCGAGTGGGGCGAGCGGATCAACGCCAAGAGCCCGACGGCGATGCGGATGCTCAAGTACGCGTTCAACATGACCGACGACGGCATGGTCGGCCAGCAGGTCTTCGCCGGCGAGGCGACCCGACTCGGCTACATGACCGACGAGGCGAAGGAGGGGCGGGACGCGTTCGTGGAGGGCCGCGAACCGGAGTTCGACGACTATCCGTGGCACTACTGA
- a CDS encoding DUF7345 domain-containing protein, translating to MPRSIAVVAVASLLLASVLVTPVAATTGIEDPDESTVHVAVETTGDATVSLVTVYELSDETERAAFESLENDESAQHELRDRFAERMASVADGVGEDGATTITDESIDVRTEGERGIVTVSVTWTDFAETDGDTLVVAEPFASGFEADQPLVVAGPDGSTIERVSHEPDEESEHRASWDAGTDLSGFEMAFSLEGVDTEADGETETGAGAGDKLPGFGVGVALVAIVAGVGLARRAAGRRSRAE from the coding sequence ATGCCGCGGTCAATCGCAGTCGTCGCGGTCGCCTCGTTGCTACTCGCGAGCGTCCTCGTGACTCCCGTAGCGGCGACGACCGGGATCGAGGATCCCGACGAATCGACCGTACACGTCGCCGTGGAGACCACCGGCGACGCGACGGTATCCCTGGTCACCGTGTACGAGTTGAGCGACGAAACGGAGCGTGCGGCGTTCGAATCGCTAGAGAACGACGAAAGCGCCCAGCACGAACTGCGCGATCGGTTCGCTGAGCGGATGGCGTCGGTTGCCGACGGGGTCGGTGAGGACGGTGCGACGACGATCACCGACGAGTCGATCGACGTCCGGACCGAAGGCGAGCGCGGTATCGTGACGGTCTCGGTCACGTGGACCGACTTCGCCGAGACCGACGGCGATACGCTCGTCGTGGCCGAACCGTTCGCGAGCGGGTTCGAAGCCGACCAGCCGCTGGTCGTCGCCGGTCCGGACGGGTCGACGATCGAACGCGTCTCCCACGAACCCGACGAGGAATCGGAGCACCGAGCCTCGTGGGACGCCGGAACGGATCTGAGCGGCTTCGAGATGGCCTTCTCGCTCGAGGGAGTCGACACGGAAGCCGACGGTGAAACCGAGACCGGTGCCGGAGCCGGTGACAAACTGCCCGGGTTCGGCGTCGGCGTCGCGCTGGTCGCGATAGTCGCCGGGGTCGGACTGGCGAGACGCGCGGCGGGTCGACGGTCGCGAGCCGAGTAG